One genomic segment of Panicum virgatum strain AP13 chromosome 2N, P.virgatum_v5, whole genome shotgun sequence includes these proteins:
- the LOC120660538 gene encoding CST complex subunit CTC1-like isoform X3, with amino-acid sequence MEPPPTPEPAPTPRRFTVADLLRLRRPTTGASSLHFPPAPAPAPTSPSPPRKKPKLAASAGRTPTSTSTSGTAPFAPISHPVLLSGTLSLPSAAAPAGCRNNCFSFSDPAPSASASVCCCLLDFDPAALGREILALAWNYLPSVRLHGAAGVLEVVRWRLAEEEPAPAPERSLLATVPLNCPAPDPDLAARGFLFGVVTSVSVLFSMPQAKAEKRSASSVGFLAEILCCGCRGCWVSPPEAAQDHKFEVVKFVYFVDSSCLWRPLLVWFVGRLVYISGLKKKMVSVAEKGSHTMFVSSTNTAMAWCRAYRGNLPLNGSPDKCGGVYAGVITGIYLQGMVVELDDTVWLLIDDLLLLPQHSLRVGAVISVKNFQAMRLNFAWTGTVLLATCSRTSITVNSFSLVDSKTHIKAESRSLLGKFVDSLETYARFWMLLLISCFTQKFTKLFSDKEIIGSQNKQGVVHAYATKILSSKCQPQQSLIMKFCSHDCGSSRLGSKLEACKLVIPFSNFICKGESLLISSMLKFWNGPEEVGSSQGQNRLFCDGFSYPGWTKKLISSEDLDFVLVGTIKTSSLSGWLQLVDSTGCVDVIIPDLPSNESLYGIYEISNYKLVLEGPVAYLDHCDVADPLSCKAIFQKLPYRKRVHHLNMYVIVCWRELNQISPSLHIPLHINYSAKSFHLVKLSHIFPANNIQHQNMSGPILYAEAVILPYGLQFIGQGGCIEHADAFRILHSHLLGNSEASMEKLYNVPCSLSFGSTNLCGTLVSTNSFGSDSNVLNERIVCERERTSRILLEFKEGNFIKYQLLRINGYYLLQCPSGNLISTMEGCGCLEGGKVSLDSQDKILSIAITFDGNMSIKGMVGDQSVGVTEVKMDEPFSRNIIRDEIKLVQSWNDFYLNSDFHLNFSCEAISTKMEEYNTICHVFDGLCASFGEVLSVSSCVDIMMPKETSESANLKTGEWVQGDLISVRGKVENIHSHVYKGGRSLLGNEKYSLCIHVADNNHMVCIRGYLSKHSSTVGIGPGATVTFHRVLLIRHELVLTPVTYIEVTSISHPDLTEESVISPLKSNCLKDCSLSTVSPCLFFHRKHFVEDRPMQFQCRVATVLKLVLDKSTNHGKIPNVKVRLAGFILDCRKLHIWMLLLI; translated from the exons AtggagccgccgccgacgccggagcCCGCGCCCACTCCGCGGCGGTTCACCGTTGCCGACCTGCTCCGCCTCCGGCGCCCCACCACCGGCGCCTCCTCCCTTCATTTTCCTCCCgcacccgcccccgcccccacctccccctcccctccccgaaAAAAACCCAagctcgccgcctccgccggccgaaccccCACCTCGACCTCGACCTCTGGCACGGCCCCGTTCGCTCCGATATCCCACCCCGTCCTCCTCTCCGGTacgctctccctcccctccgcggccgcccccgccggctgccgcaacaactgcttctccttctccgaccccgccccctccgcctcggcctccgTCTGCTGCTGCCTCCTCGACTTCGACCCCGCGGCGCTGGGACGCGAGATACTCGCCCTCGCGTGGAACTACCTCCCCTCCGTCCGCCTCCACGGCGCCGCGGGCGTGCTCGAGGTGGTCCGCTGGCGCCTCGCGGAGGAGGAGCCCGCGCCGGCCCCGGAACGTAGCTTGCTGGCGACGGTCCCGCTCAATTGCCCCGCTCCAGACCCCGACTTGGCCGCCCGTGGCTTCTTGTTTGGGGTGGTCACGTCCGTCAGCGTGCTGTTTAGTATGCCGCAAGCCAAGGCTGAAAAGAGGAGCGCCAGTTCAGTCGGGTTTCTGGCTGAGATTTTGTGCTGTGGGTGCCGCGGGTGCTGGGTATCACCGCCAGAAGCTGCCCAGGATCATAAGTTTGAGGTGGTCAAGTTCGTGTACTTTGTGGATTCATCATGTCTATGGCGGCCCCTGCTGGTGTGGTTTGTTGGGAGGCTGGTGTACATCTCGGGTTTGAAGAAAAAGATGGTCTCTGTTGCGGAGAAAGGCTCACACACAATGTTCGTGTCATCCACAAATACAGCAATGGCATGGTGCCGAGCCTACAGGGGAAACCTACCGTTGAATGGCTCGCCAGACAAGTGTGGTGGGGTGTATGCTGGGGTCATCACTGGGATCTACTTGCAGGGCATGGTGGTTGAGCTGGATGACACTGTGTGGCTGCTCATAGATGATCTGCTGCTTCTGCCGCAACATTCTCTTCGAGTTGGTGCTGTT ATCTCCGTAAAGAACTTTCAAGCAATGCGTCTGAATTTTGCTTGGACGGGAACTGTTCTGCTTGCAACATGTAGTAGAACTAGCATCACTGTAAATTCTTTCTCCCTGGTGGACTCCAA AACTCATATAAAGGCAGAGAGCAGGAGCCTCCTGGGGAAGTTTGTTGACTCACTGGAGACATATGCTAGATTTTG GATGTTACTTCTAATATCTTGCTTTACACAAAAGTTCACCAAACTATTTTCGGATAAGGAGATTATAGGCTCACAAAAT AAGCAAGGAGTGGTTCATGCCTATGCTACTAAAATTCTCTCCTCAAAGTGCCAACCTCAG CAAAGTTTAATTATGAAATTCTGCAGCCATGATTGTGGTAGCTCAAGGCTTGGATCAAAATTGGAGGCTTGCAAATTG GTCATACCTTTCTCTAATTTTATCTGCAAAGGTGAATCATTGTTGATATCATCGATGCTCAAGTTTTGGAATGGTCCTGAAGAAGTGGGCTCGAGCCAGGGACAGAACCGATTATTCTGTGATGGGTTTTCTTATCCCGGCTGGACCAAAAAATTAATTTCGAGTGAAGATCTGGATTTTGTATTAGTGGGGACTATCAAG ACTTCTTCGCTGTCGGGGTGGCTGCAGTTGGTTGATTCCACTGGATGTGTAGATGTTATTATACCTGATCTTCCATCAAATGAGAGTTTATATGGCATCTATGAG ATCAGCAATTATAAACTAGTCCTTGAAGGCCCAGTGGCTTATCTAGATCATTGTGATGTTGCTGATCCCCTGTCCTGTAAGGCTATCTTTCAGAAGCTTCCGTACCGAAAAAGAGTGCATCACCTCAATATGTATGTTATAGTGTGCTGGAGGGAGCTAAATCAAATTAGCCCTTCCTTGCATATTCCTTTGCACATTAATTATAGTGCCAAGTCATTTCACCTAGTTAAATTGTCCCACATATTTCCTGCAAATAAT ATTCAACATCAGAACATGTCAGGGCCTATCCTGTATGCTGAAGCTGTAATACTTCCATATGGTTTGCAGTTTATTGGGCAAGGTGGATGCATTGAGCATGCAGACGCCTTTAGAATATTACACTCTCATTTACTAGGTAATTCTGAAGCCTCTATGGAAAAATTGTATAATGTCCCATGTTCCCTAAGTTTCGGGAGCACCAATCTTTGTGGTACTCTGGTGTCTACCAATTCCTTTGGATCAGATAGTAATGTTCTAAATGAACGTATTGTATGTGAAAGAGAACGCACATCAAGGATTTTGTTGGAGTTCAAGGAGGGAAATTTTATCAAGTATCAG TTACTGCGGATCAATGGCTACTATCTTCTCCAATGTCCCAGTGGAAATCTTATTAGCACCATGGAAGGTTGTGGATGTTTGGAAGGTGGTAAAGTCTCACTGGATTCTCAGGATAAAATTTTGAGCATTGCCATTACCTTTGATGGTAATATGAGCATCAAAGGGATGGTTGGAGATCAGTCTGTTGGAGTTACTGAAGTAAAGATGGACGAGCCATTTTCCAGAAACATCATCCGTGATGAAATAAAATTAGTACAGTCTTGGAATGACTTTTACCTTAATTCTGatttccatttgaatttttcttgtgaGGCGATAAGCACAAAGATGGAAGAATATAACACCATATGTCATGTATTTGATGGGCTGTGTGCTTCTTTCGGTGAAGTTTTAAGTGTGTCATCATGCGTTGACATTATGATGCCTAAGGAAACTTCTGAGTCTGCTAACTTGAAAACTGGAGAATGGGTTCAGGGAGATTTGATATCAGTTCGGGGAAAAGTAGAAAATATACATTCACATGTCTACAAGGGGGGAAGAAGTTTGCTTGGTAATGAGAAGTACAGTCTATGTATCCATGTTGCTGATAATAATCATATG GTATGTATCCGTGGATACTTAAGCAAACATTCTTCTACTGTTGGCATTGGACCAGGGGCAACAGTGACATTCCATCGTGTCCTTTTGATACG GCATGAATTAGTGTTAACTCCTGTTACATACATTGAAGTTACCTCTATCAGCCATCCTGACCTGACTGAAGAAAGTGTTATTTCACCACTCAAGTCTAATTGCTTAAAGGATTGTTCACTTAGCACAGTTTCACCATGTTTGTTCTTTCATCGGAAGCATTTTGTAGAGGATAGGCCCATGCAATTTCAGTGCAGG GTGGCAACTGTTCTTAAGCTGGTTTTGGATAAATCGACTAATCATGGTAAAATACCAAATGTAAAAGTTCGGCTAGCTGGTTTTATTCTTG ACTGCAGGAAGTTGCACATATGGATGCTTTTGTTAATTTAA
- the LOC120660538 gene encoding CST complex subunit CTC1-like isoform X2, whose protein sequence is MEPPPTPEPAPTPRRFTVADLLRLRRPTTGASSLHFPPAPAPAPTSPSPPRKKPKLAASAGRTPTSTSTSGTAPFAPISHPVLLSGTLSLPSAAAPAGCRNNCFSFSDPAPSASASVCCCLLDFDPAALGREILALAWNYLPSVRLHGAAGVLEVVRWRLAEEEPAPAPERSLLATVPLNCPAPDPDLAARGFLFGVVTSVSVLFSMPQAKAEKRSASSVGFLAEILCCGCRGCWVSPPEAAQDHKFEVVKFVYFVDSSCLWRPLLVWFVGRLVYISGLKKKMVSVAEKGSHTMFVSSTNTAMAWCRAYRGNLPLNGSPDKCGGVYAGVITGIYLQGMVVELDDTVWLLIDDLLLLPQHSLRVGAVISVKNFQAMRLNFAWTGTVLLATCSRTSITVNSFSLVDSKTHIKAESRSLLGKFVDSLETYARFWMLLLISCFTQKFTKLFSDKEIIGSQNKQGVVHAYATKILSSKCQPQQSLIMKFCSHDCGSSRLGSKLEACKLVIPFSNFICKGESLLISSMLKFWNGPEEVGSSQGQNRLFCDGFSYPGWTKKLISSEDLDFVLVGTIKTSSLSGWLQLVDSTGCVDVIIPDLPSNESLYGIYEIQHQNMSGPILYAEAVILPYGLQFIGQGGCIEHADAFRILHSHLLGNSEASMEKLYNVPCSLSFGSTNLCGTLVSTNSFGSDSNVLNERIVCERERTSRILLEFKEGNFIKYQLLRINGYYLLQCPSGNLISTMEGCGCLEGGKVSLDSQDKILSIAITFDGNMSIKGMVGDQSVGVTEVKMDEPFSRNIIRDEIKLVQSWNDFYLNSDFHLNFSCEAISTKMEEYNTICHVFDGLCASFGEVLSVSSCVDIMMPKETSESANLKTGEWVQGDLISVRGKVENIHSHVYKGGRSLLGNEKYSLCIHVADNNHMVCIRGYLSKHSSTVGIGPGATVTFHRVLLIRHELVLTPVTYIEVTSISHPDLTEESVISPLKSNCLKDCSLSTVSPCLFFHRKHFVEDRPMQFQCRVATVLKLVLDKSTNHGKIPNVKVRLAGFILDDGSSLCCCWADDARAELLLRLQEVAHMDAFVNLKLSKGGKRTKLHHTIGCCLETMLKRHTGVIVKNCGIPPDFSCQDLDASSVLHKVLSRFEDKLLKFIILNACWKGTLNVIASVRNPDDFNGFNIEFPDFPVRNMQMLWIKEVFPVDPLEEARRLHAILENS, encoded by the exons AtggagccgccgccgacgccggagcCCGCGCCCACTCCGCGGCGGTTCACCGTTGCCGACCTGCTCCGCCTCCGGCGCCCCACCACCGGCGCCTCCTCCCTTCATTTTCCTCCCgcacccgcccccgcccccacctccccctcccctccccgaaAAAAACCCAagctcgccgcctccgccggccgaaccccCACCTCGACCTCGACCTCTGGCACGGCCCCGTTCGCTCCGATATCCCACCCCGTCCTCCTCTCCGGTacgctctccctcccctccgcggccgcccccgccggctgccgcaacaactgcttctccttctccgaccccgccccctccgcctcggcctccgTCTGCTGCTGCCTCCTCGACTTCGACCCCGCGGCGCTGGGACGCGAGATACTCGCCCTCGCGTGGAACTACCTCCCCTCCGTCCGCCTCCACGGCGCCGCGGGCGTGCTCGAGGTGGTCCGCTGGCGCCTCGCGGAGGAGGAGCCCGCGCCGGCCCCGGAACGTAGCTTGCTGGCGACGGTCCCGCTCAATTGCCCCGCTCCAGACCCCGACTTGGCCGCCCGTGGCTTCTTGTTTGGGGTGGTCACGTCCGTCAGCGTGCTGTTTAGTATGCCGCAAGCCAAGGCTGAAAAGAGGAGCGCCAGTTCAGTCGGGTTTCTGGCTGAGATTTTGTGCTGTGGGTGCCGCGGGTGCTGGGTATCACCGCCAGAAGCTGCCCAGGATCATAAGTTTGAGGTGGTCAAGTTCGTGTACTTTGTGGATTCATCATGTCTATGGCGGCCCCTGCTGGTGTGGTTTGTTGGGAGGCTGGTGTACATCTCGGGTTTGAAGAAAAAGATGGTCTCTGTTGCGGAGAAAGGCTCACACACAATGTTCGTGTCATCCACAAATACAGCAATGGCATGGTGCCGAGCCTACAGGGGAAACCTACCGTTGAATGGCTCGCCAGACAAGTGTGGTGGGGTGTATGCTGGGGTCATCACTGGGATCTACTTGCAGGGCATGGTGGTTGAGCTGGATGACACTGTGTGGCTGCTCATAGATGATCTGCTGCTTCTGCCGCAACATTCTCTTCGAGTTGGTGCTGTT ATCTCCGTAAAGAACTTTCAAGCAATGCGTCTGAATTTTGCTTGGACGGGAACTGTTCTGCTTGCAACATGTAGTAGAACTAGCATCACTGTAAATTCTTTCTCCCTGGTGGACTCCAA AACTCATATAAAGGCAGAGAGCAGGAGCCTCCTGGGGAAGTTTGTTGACTCACTGGAGACATATGCTAGATTTTG GATGTTACTTCTAATATCTTGCTTTACACAAAAGTTCACCAAACTATTTTCGGATAAGGAGATTATAGGCTCACAAAAT AAGCAAGGAGTGGTTCATGCCTATGCTACTAAAATTCTCTCCTCAAAGTGCCAACCTCAG CAAAGTTTAATTATGAAATTCTGCAGCCATGATTGTGGTAGCTCAAGGCTTGGATCAAAATTGGAGGCTTGCAAATTG GTCATACCTTTCTCTAATTTTATCTGCAAAGGTGAATCATTGTTGATATCATCGATGCTCAAGTTTTGGAATGGTCCTGAAGAAGTGGGCTCGAGCCAGGGACAGAACCGATTATTCTGTGATGGGTTTTCTTATCCCGGCTGGACCAAAAAATTAATTTCGAGTGAAGATCTGGATTTTGTATTAGTGGGGACTATCAAG ACTTCTTCGCTGTCGGGGTGGCTGCAGTTGGTTGATTCCACTGGATGTGTAGATGTTATTATACCTGATCTTCCATCAAATGAGAGTTTATATGGCATCTATGAG ATTCAACATCAGAACATGTCAGGGCCTATCCTGTATGCTGAAGCTGTAATACTTCCATATGGTTTGCAGTTTATTGGGCAAGGTGGATGCATTGAGCATGCAGACGCCTTTAGAATATTACACTCTCATTTACTAGGTAATTCTGAAGCCTCTATGGAAAAATTGTATAATGTCCCATGTTCCCTAAGTTTCGGGAGCACCAATCTTTGTGGTACTCTGGTGTCTACCAATTCCTTTGGATCAGATAGTAATGTTCTAAATGAACGTATTGTATGTGAAAGAGAACGCACATCAAGGATTTTGTTGGAGTTCAAGGAGGGAAATTTTATCAAGTATCAG TTACTGCGGATCAATGGCTACTATCTTCTCCAATGTCCCAGTGGAAATCTTATTAGCACCATGGAAGGTTGTGGATGTTTGGAAGGTGGTAAAGTCTCACTGGATTCTCAGGATAAAATTTTGAGCATTGCCATTACCTTTGATGGTAATATGAGCATCAAAGGGATGGTTGGAGATCAGTCTGTTGGAGTTACTGAAGTAAAGATGGACGAGCCATTTTCCAGAAACATCATCCGTGATGAAATAAAATTAGTACAGTCTTGGAATGACTTTTACCTTAATTCTGatttccatttgaatttttcttgtgaGGCGATAAGCACAAAGATGGAAGAATATAACACCATATGTCATGTATTTGATGGGCTGTGTGCTTCTTTCGGTGAAGTTTTAAGTGTGTCATCATGCGTTGACATTATGATGCCTAAGGAAACTTCTGAGTCTGCTAACTTGAAAACTGGAGAATGGGTTCAGGGAGATTTGATATCAGTTCGGGGAAAAGTAGAAAATATACATTCACATGTCTACAAGGGGGGAAGAAGTTTGCTTGGTAATGAGAAGTACAGTCTATGTATCCATGTTGCTGATAATAATCATATG GTATGTATCCGTGGATACTTAAGCAAACATTCTTCTACTGTTGGCATTGGACCAGGGGCAACAGTGACATTCCATCGTGTCCTTTTGATACG GCATGAATTAGTGTTAACTCCTGTTACATACATTGAAGTTACCTCTATCAGCCATCCTGACCTGACTGAAGAAAGTGTTATTTCACCACTCAAGTCTAATTGCTTAAAGGATTGTTCACTTAGCACAGTTTCACCATGTTTGTTCTTTCATCGGAAGCATTTTGTAGAGGATAGGCCCATGCAATTTCAGTGCAGG GTGGCAACTGTTCTTAAGCTGGTTTTGGATAAATCGACTAATCATGGTAAAATACCAAATGTAAAAGTTCGGCTAGCTGGTTTTATTCTTG ATGATGGATCATCCCTTTGCTGTTGCTGGGCTGATGATGCAAGGGCTGAATTGTTGCTTAGACTGCAGGAAGTTGCACATATGGATGCTTTTGTTAATTTAAAGCTTTCAAAAGGTGGAAAGAGGACCAAATTACATCATACTATTGGTTGCTGCCTAGAAACAATGTTGAAGAGGCACACAGGTGTTATTGTTAAAAACTGTGGAATTCCTCCTGATTTCTCTTGCCAAGACTTAGATGCATCTTCTGTTTTGCATAAAGTCTTGAGTCGCTTTGAAGACAAACTTCTGAAATTTATTATCCTTAATGCTTGTTGGAAGGGAACTCTG AATGTCATAGCATCAGTTAGAAACCCAGATGACTTCAATGGGTTCAATATAGAGTTTCCTGATTTCCCAGTACGGAACATGCAGATGCTTTGGATAAAAGAAGTTTTTCCAGTAGATCCTTTGGAAGAAGCTAGAAGGCTACATGCCATTTTGGAAAACAGCTAG
- the LOC120660538 gene encoding CST complex subunit CTC1-like isoform X1 has translation MEPPPTPEPAPTPRRFTVADLLRLRRPTTGASSLHFPPAPAPAPTSPSPPRKKPKLAASAGRTPTSTSTSGTAPFAPISHPVLLSGTLSLPSAAAPAGCRNNCFSFSDPAPSASASVCCCLLDFDPAALGREILALAWNYLPSVRLHGAAGVLEVVRWRLAEEEPAPAPERSLLATVPLNCPAPDPDLAARGFLFGVVTSVSVLFSMPQAKAEKRSASSVGFLAEILCCGCRGCWVSPPEAAQDHKFEVVKFVYFVDSSCLWRPLLVWFVGRLVYISGLKKKMVSVAEKGSHTMFVSSTNTAMAWCRAYRGNLPLNGSPDKCGGVYAGVITGIYLQGMVVELDDTVWLLIDDLLLLPQHSLRVGAVISVKNFQAMRLNFAWTGTVLLATCSRTSITVNSFSLVDSKTHIKAESRSLLGKFVDSLETYARFWMLLLISCFTQKFTKLFSDKEIIGSQNKQGVVHAYATKILSSKCQPQQSLIMKFCSHDCGSSRLGSKLEACKLVIPFSNFICKGESLLISSMLKFWNGPEEVGSSQGQNRLFCDGFSYPGWTKKLISSEDLDFVLVGTIKTSSLSGWLQLVDSTGCVDVIIPDLPSNESLYGIYEISNYKLVLEGPVAYLDHCDVADPLSCKAIFQKLPYRKRVHHLNMYVIVCWRELNQISPSLHIPLHINYSAKSFHLVKLSHIFPANNIQHQNMSGPILYAEAVILPYGLQFIGQGGCIEHADAFRILHSHLLGNSEASMEKLYNVPCSLSFGSTNLCGTLVSTNSFGSDSNVLNERIVCERERTSRILLEFKEGNFIKYQLLRINGYYLLQCPSGNLISTMEGCGCLEGGKVSLDSQDKILSIAITFDGNMSIKGMVGDQSVGVTEVKMDEPFSRNIIRDEIKLVQSWNDFYLNSDFHLNFSCEAISTKMEEYNTICHVFDGLCASFGEVLSVSSCVDIMMPKETSESANLKTGEWVQGDLISVRGKVENIHSHVYKGGRSLLGNEKYSLCIHVADNNHMVCIRGYLSKHSSTVGIGPGATVTFHRVLLIRHELVLTPVTYIEVTSISHPDLTEESVISPLKSNCLKDCSLSTVSPCLFFHRKHFVEDRPMQFQCRVATVLKLVLDKSTNHGKIPNVKVRLAGFILDDGSSLCCCWADDARAELLLRLQEVAHMDAFVNLKLSKGGKRTKLHHTIGCCLETMLKRHTGVIVKNCGIPPDFSCQDLDASSVLHKVLSRFEDKLLKFIILNACWKGTLNVIASVRNPDDFNGFNIEFPDFPVRNMQMLWIKEVFPVDPLEEARRLHAILENS, from the exons AtggagccgccgccgacgccggagcCCGCGCCCACTCCGCGGCGGTTCACCGTTGCCGACCTGCTCCGCCTCCGGCGCCCCACCACCGGCGCCTCCTCCCTTCATTTTCCTCCCgcacccgcccccgcccccacctccccctcccctccccgaaAAAAACCCAagctcgccgcctccgccggccgaaccccCACCTCGACCTCGACCTCTGGCACGGCCCCGTTCGCTCCGATATCCCACCCCGTCCTCCTCTCCGGTacgctctccctcccctccgcggccgcccccgccggctgccgcaacaactgcttctccttctccgaccccgccccctccgcctcggcctccgTCTGCTGCTGCCTCCTCGACTTCGACCCCGCGGCGCTGGGACGCGAGATACTCGCCCTCGCGTGGAACTACCTCCCCTCCGTCCGCCTCCACGGCGCCGCGGGCGTGCTCGAGGTGGTCCGCTGGCGCCTCGCGGAGGAGGAGCCCGCGCCGGCCCCGGAACGTAGCTTGCTGGCGACGGTCCCGCTCAATTGCCCCGCTCCAGACCCCGACTTGGCCGCCCGTGGCTTCTTGTTTGGGGTGGTCACGTCCGTCAGCGTGCTGTTTAGTATGCCGCAAGCCAAGGCTGAAAAGAGGAGCGCCAGTTCAGTCGGGTTTCTGGCTGAGATTTTGTGCTGTGGGTGCCGCGGGTGCTGGGTATCACCGCCAGAAGCTGCCCAGGATCATAAGTTTGAGGTGGTCAAGTTCGTGTACTTTGTGGATTCATCATGTCTATGGCGGCCCCTGCTGGTGTGGTTTGTTGGGAGGCTGGTGTACATCTCGGGTTTGAAGAAAAAGATGGTCTCTGTTGCGGAGAAAGGCTCACACACAATGTTCGTGTCATCCACAAATACAGCAATGGCATGGTGCCGAGCCTACAGGGGAAACCTACCGTTGAATGGCTCGCCAGACAAGTGTGGTGGGGTGTATGCTGGGGTCATCACTGGGATCTACTTGCAGGGCATGGTGGTTGAGCTGGATGACACTGTGTGGCTGCTCATAGATGATCTGCTGCTTCTGCCGCAACATTCTCTTCGAGTTGGTGCTGTT ATCTCCGTAAAGAACTTTCAAGCAATGCGTCTGAATTTTGCTTGGACGGGAACTGTTCTGCTTGCAACATGTAGTAGAACTAGCATCACTGTAAATTCTTTCTCCCTGGTGGACTCCAA AACTCATATAAAGGCAGAGAGCAGGAGCCTCCTGGGGAAGTTTGTTGACTCACTGGAGACATATGCTAGATTTTG GATGTTACTTCTAATATCTTGCTTTACACAAAAGTTCACCAAACTATTTTCGGATAAGGAGATTATAGGCTCACAAAAT AAGCAAGGAGTGGTTCATGCCTATGCTACTAAAATTCTCTCCTCAAAGTGCCAACCTCAG CAAAGTTTAATTATGAAATTCTGCAGCCATGATTGTGGTAGCTCAAGGCTTGGATCAAAATTGGAGGCTTGCAAATTG GTCATACCTTTCTCTAATTTTATCTGCAAAGGTGAATCATTGTTGATATCATCGATGCTCAAGTTTTGGAATGGTCCTGAAGAAGTGGGCTCGAGCCAGGGACAGAACCGATTATTCTGTGATGGGTTTTCTTATCCCGGCTGGACCAAAAAATTAATTTCGAGTGAAGATCTGGATTTTGTATTAGTGGGGACTATCAAG ACTTCTTCGCTGTCGGGGTGGCTGCAGTTGGTTGATTCCACTGGATGTGTAGATGTTATTATACCTGATCTTCCATCAAATGAGAGTTTATATGGCATCTATGAG ATCAGCAATTATAAACTAGTCCTTGAAGGCCCAGTGGCTTATCTAGATCATTGTGATGTTGCTGATCCCCTGTCCTGTAAGGCTATCTTTCAGAAGCTTCCGTACCGAAAAAGAGTGCATCACCTCAATATGTATGTTATAGTGTGCTGGAGGGAGCTAAATCAAATTAGCCCTTCCTTGCATATTCCTTTGCACATTAATTATAGTGCCAAGTCATTTCACCTAGTTAAATTGTCCCACATATTTCCTGCAAATAAT ATTCAACATCAGAACATGTCAGGGCCTATCCTGTATGCTGAAGCTGTAATACTTCCATATGGTTTGCAGTTTATTGGGCAAGGTGGATGCATTGAGCATGCAGACGCCTTTAGAATATTACACTCTCATTTACTAGGTAATTCTGAAGCCTCTATGGAAAAATTGTATAATGTCCCATGTTCCCTAAGTTTCGGGAGCACCAATCTTTGTGGTACTCTGGTGTCTACCAATTCCTTTGGATCAGATAGTAATGTTCTAAATGAACGTATTGTATGTGAAAGAGAACGCACATCAAGGATTTTGTTGGAGTTCAAGGAGGGAAATTTTATCAAGTATCAG TTACTGCGGATCAATGGCTACTATCTTCTCCAATGTCCCAGTGGAAATCTTATTAGCACCATGGAAGGTTGTGGATGTTTGGAAGGTGGTAAAGTCTCACTGGATTCTCAGGATAAAATTTTGAGCATTGCCATTACCTTTGATGGTAATATGAGCATCAAAGGGATGGTTGGAGATCAGTCTGTTGGAGTTACTGAAGTAAAGATGGACGAGCCATTTTCCAGAAACATCATCCGTGATGAAATAAAATTAGTACAGTCTTGGAATGACTTTTACCTTAATTCTGatttccatttgaatttttcttgtgaGGCGATAAGCACAAAGATGGAAGAATATAACACCATATGTCATGTATTTGATGGGCTGTGTGCTTCTTTCGGTGAAGTTTTAAGTGTGTCATCATGCGTTGACATTATGATGCCTAAGGAAACTTCTGAGTCTGCTAACTTGAAAACTGGAGAATGGGTTCAGGGAGATTTGATATCAGTTCGGGGAAAAGTAGAAAATATACATTCACATGTCTACAAGGGGGGAAGAAGTTTGCTTGGTAATGAGAAGTACAGTCTATGTATCCATGTTGCTGATAATAATCATATG GTATGTATCCGTGGATACTTAAGCAAACATTCTTCTACTGTTGGCATTGGACCAGGGGCAACAGTGACATTCCATCGTGTCCTTTTGATACG GCATGAATTAGTGTTAACTCCTGTTACATACATTGAAGTTACCTCTATCAGCCATCCTGACCTGACTGAAGAAAGTGTTATTTCACCACTCAAGTCTAATTGCTTAAAGGATTGTTCACTTAGCACAGTTTCACCATGTTTGTTCTTTCATCGGAAGCATTTTGTAGAGGATAGGCCCATGCAATTTCAGTGCAGG GTGGCAACTGTTCTTAAGCTGGTTTTGGATAAATCGACTAATCATGGTAAAATACCAAATGTAAAAGTTCGGCTAGCTGGTTTTATTCTTG ATGATGGATCATCCCTTTGCTGTTGCTGGGCTGATGATGCAAGGGCTGAATTGTTGCTTAGACTGCAGGAAGTTGCACATATGGATGCTTTTGTTAATTTAAAGCTTTCAAAAGGTGGAAAGAGGACCAAATTACATCATACTATTGGTTGCTGCCTAGAAACAATGTTGAAGAGGCACACAGGTGTTATTGTTAAAAACTGTGGAATTCCTCCTGATTTCTCTTGCCAAGACTTAGATGCATCTTCTGTTTTGCATAAAGTCTTGAGTCGCTTTGAAGACAAACTTCTGAAATTTATTATCCTTAATGCTTGTTGGAAGGGAACTCTG AATGTCATAGCATCAGTTAGAAACCCAGATGACTTCAATGGGTTCAATATAGAGTTTCCTGATTTCCCAGTACGGAACATGCAGATGCTTTGGATAAAAGAAGTTTTTCCAGTAGATCCTTTGGAAGAAGCTAGAAGGCTACATGCCATTTTGGAAAACAGCTAG